A stretch of Plesiomonas shigelloides DNA encodes these proteins:
- a CDS encoding exonuclease SbcCD subunit D C-terminal domain-containing protein: MSKQKLKIIHTADWHLGHHLHGYDRSAEHQAFLDWLLETLIAEQADALLVSGDLFDSANPPAAAWQMLYRFLAEVTRRLPALNVVMVGGNHDSPSKLDAPHELLRAFNLHLIGAVSRDSHGQLDCERLLVPLYDRAQQLQGWVLAVPFLRSADLRTPARDVEPEHEASEQEEDRLISGVREIYRQVTQAALDKASADQVPLLAMGHAYMSAGQLSEMSERRVLGGNQHALPVDIFSPQLSYVALGHLHLAQRVGGQEHIRYSGSPLPLSLAEHEYRHQVLRCEFEGAALSSVTALPVPRYCDMLRLPTRPADLDTVLAQLRALDLPPVDLARRPYLDVQLLLDKPQALIREKVLAALEDKPVRLAKISVSYPPRSQAQGAPLPRLAELTPEQAFRLCYQRRFDGEPAPQLQQLFSELVQQVDEEELP, translated from the coding sequence ATGTCGAAGCAGAAACTCAAAATTATCCATACGGCAGATTGGCATCTGGGGCATCACCTGCATGGTTATGACCGCAGTGCCGAGCATCAGGCCTTTTTAGACTGGTTGTTGGAAACCTTGATTGCCGAGCAAGCCGATGCCCTGTTGGTCAGTGGCGATCTGTTTGATTCGGCGAACCCGCCGGCGGCAGCGTGGCAGATGCTGTACCGCTTTTTGGCCGAGGTAACGCGCCGCTTACCGGCGCTGAATGTGGTGATGGTGGGCGGTAACCATGATTCACCGAGTAAACTGGATGCCCCACATGAGCTGCTGCGCGCCTTTAATTTGCACTTAATTGGCGCGGTTAGCCGCGATAGTCATGGCCAGCTTGATTGTGAGCGCCTGCTGGTGCCGCTGTATGACCGTGCGCAACAACTGCAAGGTTGGGTACTGGCAGTGCCATTTTTACGCAGTGCCGATTTGCGAACCCCTGCGCGCGATGTTGAGCCTGAGCATGAAGCCAGCGAGCAGGAAGAAGATCGTTTGATTAGCGGTGTGCGCGAGATCTATCGGCAGGTTACGCAGGCGGCACTGGATAAAGCCAGCGCAGACCAAGTGCCGTTATTGGCGATGGGACATGCCTATATGTCGGCCGGACAGCTATCCGAGATGTCGGAGCGCCGAGTGCTGGGCGGTAATCAGCATGCGCTGCCGGTCGATATTTTCTCGCCACAGCTGAGCTATGTGGCGCTGGGCCACCTGCATCTGGCGCAGCGCGTAGGCGGCCAAGAGCACATTCGTTATAGCGGCTCACCACTGCCGTTGTCGCTGGCGGAACATGAGTATCGTCACCAAGTGCTGCGCTGCGAATTTGAGGGCGCGGCGCTGAGTTCAGTGACTGCGCTGCCGGTCCCCCGTTATTGCGACATGCTGCGCTTACCGACGCGTCCGGCGGATTTAGACACGGTGTTGGCGCAGTTACGTGCGCTGGATTTACCGCCGGTGGATCTGGCACGGCGTCCGTATCTGGATGTGCAGCTGTTGCTGGATAAGCCGCAGGCGCTGATCCGCGAAAAAGTCTTGGCAGCGCTGGAGGATAAACCGGTGCGGCTGGCTAAAATCAGTGTGAGCTATCCACCGCGTAGCCAAGCGCAGGGCGCGCCGTTGCCGCGTTTGGCAGAACTAACGCCAGAGCAGGCGTTTCGCCTATGTTATCAGCGCCGTTTTGACGGTGAGCCGGCCCCCCAACTACAACAGCTGTTTAGTGAACTGGTGCAACAGGTGGATGAAGAGGAGTTGCCATGA
- a CDS encoding methyl-accepting chemotaxis protein — MFAFRSIKHQITFTGGLSLLLAVSGVSAYCYSSFSGLSATIQHYFQSHTQESTAQWLETLADEEAQTISRTFEQALTSATTLSQILAGNRSSTQPLSREAATQLLRDVLDKNPDFLSVYSGWEKDAFDGNDLAYSGGNRYSQKSGNFAPYWNRGDGTLDLNPLGDYYATKASPTGIRASEWYLCPMESLSACAVDPSVYTVKGQQTLLSSFVVPVITGGKFQGLVGIDYSLNFLQQLAQQVSGEIFNGNSRVRIISPRGIIAADSGNNEAIGKTLSGADTEQIRQMLQQGKTQVLAQQGNLLVFAPISLRGVQQKWGVVLDVSEATALAKATAAERAIADEFRQAIWIQLLVGLALALLGMLGIGWAARAIAQPLNQVVAMLRRLSAAGGDLTQRLDIRRKDETGELAREVNQLISHIHSIVTDVAGTTLTLQQAAGNSAVSSQQALRRTQLQLQEIEQIAAAVNEMSSTAHSVTDSAQMTASAVEQTRHAVERGQHVVNDTASSIQQLSTQVDSVAGEIQSLELQSQQIGTILDVIRNISDQTNLLALNAAIEAARAGEHGRGFAVVADEVRGLASKTQHSTTEIQAMIDSLRQTTSNAVATMSEGRQLSQQALNDIAHAVNALDEIVTAADQIQDMTTQIASAAEEQFAVTEDINRNIVNINQAASEVADGARKNNSDTQHMNELTAEVMTNLSRFRY; from the coding sequence ATGTTCGCATTTCGCTCAATCAAACATCAGATAACCTTTACTGGAGGCCTCAGCCTGCTGCTGGCGGTATCCGGTGTCTCCGCCTACTGTTACAGCTCGTTCTCCGGCCTCTCTGCCACCATCCAGCATTATTTCCAAAGCCACACCCAAGAAAGTACGGCGCAGTGGCTGGAAACGCTAGCCGATGAGGAAGCGCAAACTATCAGCCGCACCTTCGAGCAAGCCCTGACCAGTGCCACGACCTTAAGCCAGATTTTGGCCGGTAACCGCAGCAGCACCCAGCCACTGAGCCGTGAAGCGGCCACCCAACTCCTGCGCGATGTGTTGGATAAAAACCCCGATTTCCTGAGCGTGTATTCAGGCTGGGAAAAAGATGCCTTTGATGGCAACGATCTGGCCTACAGCGGTGGCAACCGTTATAGCCAGAAAAGTGGTAACTTTGCCCCTTATTGGAACCGCGGTGACGGCACGCTGGATCTGAACCCGCTCGGCGATTATTACGCCACCAAAGCCAGTCCAACCGGTATTCGCGCTTCGGAATGGTATCTGTGCCCAATGGAAAGTCTGTCCGCGTGCGCGGTAGACCCATCGGTATATACCGTCAAAGGGCAACAGACGCTGCTCTCTTCGTTTGTGGTACCGGTGATCACGGGCGGGAAGTTCCAAGGCTTAGTCGGCATCGATTACTCACTGAATTTCTTGCAGCAATTAGCACAACAAGTCAGTGGCGAGATTTTTAACGGCAACAGCCGCGTGCGTATTATCAGCCCGCGCGGCATCATCGCCGCAGACTCCGGTAATAACGAGGCAATCGGCAAAACCTTATCCGGCGCCGATACCGAGCAAATCCGGCAAATGCTGCAACAAGGCAAAACCCAAGTGCTGGCTCAGCAAGGTAACTTGTTAGTCTTCGCGCCAATTAGCTTGCGTGGTGTGCAACAAAAATGGGGCGTGGTGCTGGATGTCAGCGAAGCGACGGCCTTAGCCAAAGCTACCGCCGCCGAGCGCGCCATTGCCGATGAGTTCCGCCAAGCCATTTGGATCCAGTTGCTTGTCGGCTTGGCGCTAGCCCTACTCGGCATGCTGGGGATCGGATGGGCCGCGCGCGCCATTGCCCAACCGCTCAACCAAGTGGTGGCGATGCTGCGACGTCTGTCCGCTGCGGGCGGCGATCTCACCCAGCGGTTGGATATTCGCCGTAAAGATGAAACCGGTGAACTGGCGCGGGAAGTTAACCAACTGATCAGCCACATCCACAGCATTGTCACCGATGTGGCCGGTACCACCTTGACCTTGCAACAAGCGGCAGGCAATAGCGCGGTCAGTAGCCAACAGGCGCTGCGCCGTACTCAGCTGCAATTGCAGGAAATTGAGCAGATTGCTGCCGCAGTCAACGAGATGTCCTCCACCGCGCACTCAGTCACCGACAGCGCCCAGATGACGGCCAGCGCGGTTGAACAAACCCGTCATGCCGTTGAGCGCGGTCAGCATGTGGTGAATGACACCGCCAGCAGCATCCAACAGCTGTCGACGCAAGTGGACAGTGTGGCTGGGGAGATCCAGTCGCTGGAGCTGCAAAGTCAGCAAATCGGCACCATCTTGGACGTGATCCGCAATATCTCCGATCAAACCAACCTGCTGGCACTGAATGCCGCCATTGAAGCGGCGCGCGCCGGTGAGCACGGTCGCGGTTTTGCGGTAGTGGCCGACGAAGTGCGTGGACTGGCCTCAAAAACCCAGCACTCCACCACTGAAATTCAGGCCATGATCGACTCGCTGCGCCAAACCACCAGCAACGCCGTAGCCACCATGAGCGAAGGCCGTCAGCTGAGTCAGCAGGCGCTAAATGACATCGCCCATGCGGTCAATGCGCTGGATGAGATTGTGACCGCCGCCGATCAGATTCAAGATATGACCACCCAAATTGCCAGCGCCGCCGAAGAGCAATTTGCCGTGACCGAAGATATCAACCGCAATATCGTCAACATCAATCAGGCCGCATCCGAAGTGGCCGATGGAGCACGTAAAAATAATAGCGACACTCAGCATATGAACGAGCTTACCGCCGAAGTGATGACCAATTTGTCGCGCTTTCGCTATTAA
- a CDS encoding chitinase C-terminal domain-containing protein — MSNKKPLTPALTMSVLSVACLMALPAQAASVDCTSLPVWNSAAAYGGGSKVQQQNKAYQANWWNQNMSPDKYSNAYQEWKLLGECGSAPAVNTPPSVQLTAPANNASFKQGDVVTLQASASDSDGSVSKVEFYIDGVKTATSTAAPYSYAWTATTGAHTLLAKAYDDKGATTDNSVSVTVTATTTPPVENQLPTVTLSAPTSAQSGASVTLSASAKDSDGTISKVEFFVDNQLVGSSASAPYQVTWKATDGSHAVLAKATDDKGGVGASSVTTLVVGSSVSTQDQCRPEGLYKTAGVNVPYCTVYDKDGREMMGADHPRRIIGYFTSWRTGTNGQPSYLASNIPWDKITHINYAFAHISPDFKLSVGNEADPKNAATGMQWPGVNGAEMDPTLSYKGHFNLLNKYKKLYPHVKTLISVGGWAETGGYFDDSGKRVASGGFYSMTTNADGSVNTAGIQTFAKSAVEFIRKYGFNGVDIDYEYATSMSKAGNPDDFAISEKLRPHLMKSYVVLMKTLREELDKAGAADNKHYMLTVAAPSSGYMLRGMETYQITQYLDYVNIMSYDLHGAWNNYVGHNAPLFDSGKDAELAAWNMYGTAQYGGLGYLNTDWAAHYFRGSMPAGRINIGVPYYTRGWQNVSGGENGLWGSAALPNQAQCPPGTGGDPKNQCGNGAVGIDNVWFDVDVQGKEMSGGGNPIWHAMNLEKGILPSYIQSYGLDPANDPQDKLTGKYVRYYDKVSVAPWLWNAEKKVFLSTEDAESIKTKADYVANQGLGGVMIWELAGDYGWYPERNGGEFYIGTTMTSTLYDSLKNAPAYGNKLAERAMPAKAVDIAVTISGFKVGDQNYPINPKVQFKNNTGVDIPGGTEFQFDIPTSSPANAADQSGAGLKVIQAGHTGDNIGGLKGNFHRVAFTLPSWKTLAKGETYDLDIVYYLPITGPANYTVKINGTEYAFAAEYPNLPLADLSAGNGSGGGTGGGTATDSCSSKNVDVSKVKVYPNWTQNGFATGGDQMAYQNKVYKANWWTNSVPGSDSSWSFVCSY; from the coding sequence ATGTCGAATAAGAAACCTCTCACTCCGGCGCTCACGATGAGCGTTCTCAGTGTGGCCTGTCTGATGGCACTTCCCGCCCAGGCAGCCAGTGTCGACTGTACCAGCCTGCCGGTCTGGAACAGCGCGGCCGCCTATGGCGGTGGCAGCAAAGTCCAGCAGCAGAACAAGGCCTATCAGGCCAACTGGTGGAACCAGAATATGTCCCCAGACAAGTATTCCAACGCCTATCAGGAGTGGAAACTGCTGGGTGAATGTGGCTCCGCACCGGCGGTGAATACGCCGCCGAGCGTACAGCTGACCGCACCAGCCAACAACGCCAGCTTCAAACAAGGCGATGTGGTTACCCTACAAGCCAGCGCCAGTGATAGCGATGGCAGCGTCAGCAAAGTCGAGTTCTACATTGATGGCGTGAAAACCGCCACCAGCACCGCCGCGCCGTACAGCTATGCCTGGACCGCCACCACCGGCGCGCACACCCTGCTGGCCAAAGCCTATGATGATAAAGGCGCCACCACCGATAACAGCGTCAGTGTGACCGTTACCGCCACCACTACACCGCCAGTGGAAAACCAACTGCCGACTGTTACCCTAAGCGCCCCTACCAGCGCGCAAAGCGGTGCTAGCGTCACCTTGAGCGCCAGCGCCAAAGACAGCGATGGTACCATCAGTAAAGTGGAATTCTTTGTTGATAACCAGTTAGTTGGCAGCAGCGCCAGCGCACCGTATCAAGTCACCTGGAAAGCCACCGATGGCAGCCATGCGGTGCTGGCCAAAGCCACCGATGATAAAGGCGGCGTCGGCGCCTCTAGCGTGACCACCTTAGTGGTGGGTTCTAGCGTTAGCACCCAAGACCAGTGCCGCCCTGAGGGGCTGTATAAAACCGCTGGCGTCAACGTGCCGTATTGCACCGTGTATGACAAAGACGGTCGCGAGATGATGGGCGCCGATCACCCACGCAGGATCATCGGCTATTTCACCTCATGGCGTACCGGCACCAACGGCCAGCCGTCGTATCTGGCCAGCAATATCCCGTGGGATAAGATCACCCACATCAACTACGCCTTTGCGCATATCAGCCCGGATTTCAAACTGTCTGTCGGTAACGAAGCCGATCCGAAAAATGCGGCTACCGGCATGCAATGGCCGGGCGTGAATGGCGCAGAAATGGATCCGACCCTGAGCTACAAAGGCCACTTCAACCTGTTGAACAAGTACAAGAAGCTCTATCCGCACGTCAAAACCCTGATCTCTGTCGGCGGTTGGGCGGAAACCGGCGGATACTTTGATGACAGCGGCAAACGCGTCGCCTCCGGTGGCTTCTACAGCATGACCACCAATGCCGATGGCAGCGTCAATACCGCGGGGATCCAAACCTTTGCCAAATCCGCAGTGGAGTTTATCCGCAAGTATGGCTTTAACGGGGTGGACATTGATTACGAGTACGCCACCTCGATGTCCAAAGCCGGTAACCCAGATGACTTTGCTATCTCGGAAAAACTGCGTCCACATCTGATGAAGTCCTATGTGGTGCTGATGAAAACCCTGCGTGAAGAGCTGGATAAAGCCGGCGCCGCTGACAACAAGCACTATATGCTGACCGTAGCTGCGCCATCATCCGGCTACATGCTGCGCGGCATGGAGACCTACCAGATCACCCAGTATCTGGATTACGTCAACATCATGTCCTATGACCTGCACGGGGCATGGAACAACTATGTCGGCCACAATGCGCCACTGTTCGACAGCGGCAAAGATGCGGAGTTGGCGGCGTGGAACATGTATGGCACGGCGCAATACGGTGGGCTGGGTTACTTGAACACCGATTGGGCGGCACACTACTTCCGTGGCTCAATGCCTGCCGGTCGTATCAACATTGGCGTACCTTACTACACCCGTGGTTGGCAAAACGTCAGTGGTGGAGAGAATGGCCTGTGGGGTAGCGCAGCATTGCCAAACCAAGCCCAATGCCCACCGGGCACCGGTGGCGATCCGAAAAACCAGTGCGGTAACGGCGCGGTCGGGATTGATAACGTCTGGTTTGATGTCGATGTCCAAGGCAAAGAAATGTCCGGTGGTGGCAACCCCATCTGGCATGCGATGAACTTGGAAAAAGGGATCCTGCCAAGCTACATCCAGTCATACGGTTTAGATCCAGCGAACGATCCGCAAGATAAACTGACCGGTAAGTATGTCCGCTACTACGACAAAGTCTCGGTCGCGCCATGGCTGTGGAACGCCGAGAAGAAAGTGTTCCTGTCCACCGAAGATGCGGAGTCCATCAAGACCAAAGCCGATTATGTGGCCAATCAAGGTTTAGGTGGCGTCATGATCTGGGAGCTGGCCGGTGACTATGGCTGGTATCCAGAGCGTAACGGCGGCGAGTTCTATATCGGCACCACCATGACCAGTACCCTGTACGACAGCCTGAAAAATGCGCCAGCGTACGGTAACAAACTGGCCGAACGTGCCATGCCGGCCAAAGCGGTCGACATTGCCGTCACCATCAGCGGATTTAAAGTGGGCGATCAGAACTATCCGATCAACCCGAAAGTCCAGTTTAAAAACAACACCGGCGTTGATATCCCAGGTGGAACCGAGTTCCAGTTTGATATCCCGACCTCATCACCGGCCAATGCCGCGGATCAGTCTGGCGCCGGTCTGAAAGTGATCCAAGCCGGTCATACCGGTGACAACATCGGTGGTCTGAAAGGTAACTTCCATCGCGTGGCCTTTACGCTGCCCAGCTGGAAAACACTGGCCAAAGGGGAAACCTACGATCTGGACATCGTGTATTACCTGCCTATCACAGGCCCAGCTAACTACACCGTCAAGATCAATGGCACCGAATATGCGTTTGCCGCCGAATACCCCAACCTGCCTTTAGCCGACCTGAGTGCAGGCAACGGTAGCGGTGGAGGTACGGGTGGCGGTACCGCAACTGACAGCTGCAGCAGTAAAAATGTTGATGTCAGCAAAGTGAAGGTGTACCCGAACTGGACGCAAAATGGCTTCGCCACCGGCGGTGACCAGATGGCCTACCAGAACAAGGTCTACAAAGCCAACTGGTGGACTAACTCCGTTCCAGGTAGCGACAGCAGCTGGAGCTTCGTCTGCAGCTATTAA
- the yegQ gene encoding tRNA 5-hydroxyuridine modification protein YegQ yields MFKPELLSPAGSLKNMRYAFAYGADAVYAGQPRYSLRVRNNEFNHENLQIGINEAHAQGKKFYVVVNIAPHNSKLKTFLRDLKPVVDMGPDALIMSDPGLIMLVREAFPQMDIHLSVQANAVNWATVKFWQSMGLTRVILSRELSLDEIAEIRQQVPDMELEIFVHGALCMAYSGRCLLSGYLNKRDPNQGTCTNACRWEYKMHEGKEDDAGNIVHKQEPIAVQTIDPAAEPTLGEGQPTNKMFLIEETQRPGEFMSAFEDEHGTYMMNSKDLRAIQHVERLTQIGVHSLKIEGRTKSFYYCARTAQVYRKAIDDAAAGKPFDKSLMDTLESLAHRGYTEGFLRRHVHDEYQNYEYGYSVSDRQQFVGEFTGERKNGLAEVAVKNKFLVGDSVELMTPSGNINFTIEQLFNKKGEAIDAAPGDGHIVYLPLPDDIELNFALLMRNLNGNTTRNPHQG; encoded by the coding sequence ATGTTTAAGCCTGAATTACTCTCTCCGGCCGGTAGCCTGAAAAATATGCGTTATGCCTTCGCCTATGGTGCCGATGCCGTGTATGCCGGTCAGCCGCGCTATAGCCTGCGAGTGCGTAACAACGAGTTCAACCACGAAAACCTGCAAATCGGCATCAATGAAGCCCACGCGCAAGGTAAAAAATTCTATGTGGTAGTGAACATTGCACCGCACAACTCCAAGCTGAAAACCTTCCTGCGCGATCTGAAACCGGTCGTGGATATGGGGCCGGATGCGCTGATCATGTCAGATCCGGGCTTAATCATGCTGGTGCGCGAAGCTTTCCCGCAGATGGATATCCATCTGTCCGTGCAAGCCAACGCCGTTAACTGGGCGACCGTTAAATTCTGGCAAAGCATGGGCCTGACCCGTGTGATTTTGTCGCGCGAGCTGTCACTGGACGAAATTGCCGAAATTCGCCAGCAAGTGCCAGATATGGAGCTGGAGATTTTTGTCCACGGTGCGCTGTGCATGGCCTATTCCGGTCGTTGCCTGCTGTCGGGCTACCTGAACAAGCGTGACCCGAACCAAGGCACCTGCACCAACGCTTGCCGTTGGGAATACAAGATGCACGAAGGCAAAGAAGACGATGCGGGGAATATCGTGCACAAGCAAGAGCCGATTGCTGTGCAGACAATCGATCCGGCCGCCGAGCCAACCTTGGGTGAAGGTCAGCCGACCAACAAGATGTTCCTGATTGAAGAAACCCAGCGTCCGGGTGAGTTCATGAGTGCCTTTGAAGATGAGCACGGCACTTACATGATGAACTCCAAAGACCTGCGCGCAATTCAGCACGTGGAGCGTCTGACGCAAATAGGCGTGCACTCGCTGAAAATCGAAGGCCGGACCAAATCTTTCTACTACTGTGCCCGTACTGCGCAGGTATATCGCAAAGCGATTGATGACGCCGCCGCCGGTAAGCCATTCGACAAGAGCTTGATGGACACCCTCGAGTCACTGGCGCACCGTGGTTATACCGAAGGCTTCCTGCGCCGTCATGTGCACGATGAGTACCAGAACTACGAGTACGGCTACTCGGTTTCCGATCGTCAGCAGTTTGTCGGTGAATTTACCGGTGAGCGCAAAAATGGGCTGGCCGAAGTAGCGGTGAAGAACAAGTTCTTGGTCGGTGATAGCGTCGAGCTGATGACCCCAAGCGGTAACATCAACTTCACCATCGAACAGCTGTTCAATAAAAAAGGCGAGGCCATTGACGCAGCGCCGGGTGATGGTCACATCGTTTACCTGCCACTGCCGGATGATATCGAGCTGAACTTTGCGCTGCTGATGCGTAACCTCAACGGCAACACCACCCGTAATCCGCATCAGGGCTAA
- the rdgC gene encoding recombination-associated protein RdgC, which yields MLWFKNLMVYRFTRTIDLPVETLEKQLADFAFTPCGSQDMAKFGWVMPLGRDSSAFTHTTQGHILLCARKEEKILPGTVIKEAVNAKVAKLEAEQQRKLKKTEKDTIKDEVLHSLLPRAFSKTSQTQAWINPQAGLIMIDAASAKRAEDLLALLRKTIGSLPVVPLSVQKPIELTLTEWVRSGDVPTGFSLLEEAELKSVLEDGGVIRCKQQNLVCDEIAAHIEAQKLVTKLALDWQDRISFMLCEDGSLKRLKFADELREQNDDIDRDDPAQRFDADFSLMTAELAALITQLTDALGGPAEPTA from the coding sequence ATGCTCTGGTTCAAAAATCTGATGGTTTACCGTTTCACCCGCACCATTGATCTGCCGGTAGAAACGCTGGAAAAACAGCTGGCTGACTTTGCCTTCACCCCGTGTGGCAGTCAGGATATGGCTAAATTCGGCTGGGTGATGCCGCTGGGCCGTGACAGCAGTGCTTTTACGCATACCACACAAGGTCATATCTTACTCTGTGCGCGTAAAGAAGAGAAAATTCTGCCGGGTACCGTGATCAAAGAAGCGGTCAATGCCAAAGTGGCCAAGCTGGAAGCCGAGCAGCAACGCAAGCTAAAGAAAACCGAAAAAGACACCATCAAGGATGAAGTGCTGCACAGCCTGCTGCCGCGCGCCTTTAGCAAAACCAGTCAGACCCAAGCGTGGATCAATCCGCAAGCAGGCCTGATCATGATTGATGCCGCCTCCGCCAAGCGCGCTGAAGATCTGTTGGCCCTGCTGCGTAAAACCATCGGCAGCCTGCCTGTAGTCCCGCTGAGCGTACAAAAACCGATTGAATTGACCCTGACCGAATGGGTGCGCAGCGGTGATGTGCCAACCGGATTCAGCTTGCTGGAGGAAGCTGAACTCAAATCAGTGCTGGAAGACGGCGGCGTGATCCGCTGCAAACAGCAAAATCTGGTGTGTGATGAAATTGCCGCTCACATTGAAGCGCAAAAGCTGGTCACCAAACTGGCGCTGGATTGGCAAGATCGGATCAGCTTTATGCTGTGCGAAGATGGCTCGCTCAAGCGCCTGAAATTTGCTGACGAACTGCGCGAGCAAAATGATGACATCGACCGCGACGATCCTGCGCAGCGTTTCGATGCCGACTTCTCGCTGATGACGGCTGAATTGGCCGCGCTGATCACCCAGCTGACCGATGCGCTGGGCGGCCCTGCCGAGCCAACAGCCTAA